One Kitasatospora sp. NBC_01287 DNA window includes the following coding sequences:
- a CDS encoding FtsX-like permease family protein, with translation MIRIALRTLRFHRIGFLASFIAMFLGAMIVVGCGGLLETGIHDAAPPHRLAAAPIVVSGDQLHPDTRNGVFPERVPVALSLVDGIRSIPGVSAAVPDVSFPAALVPGGGHGIQQTTGRDWSAAQLSPYALDQGSAPTGSSQVALDSRLAASAGLRIGSGVALDVHGGTRQFTVTALVSGPGDAATVFFADADAMDFAVRPDTADAIGVFTTPGSDPGQVRGAISALVAGEQVDVLVGDERGRAEDPAVVTHGKNLIPLAAVFGGLSVMVTVFVVAGTLGLSIQQRRREMALLRATGATPGQLRRLILGETMLVALIATALACYPGPRLGRQLLAAFVHGGVVPAGIVYRAGAVPMFVGAGVALLTALGAAWIAGRRAALTRPIEALAEAALQRRWFSWVRLLFAVLCLAGGTALALVTALVMDPRKAGSTATPGAMLWVAGFGLLGPGLSKVITALLRRPLAAFTGFSGQLAMLNAKARSIRLSGAVMPVMLATGLATSLIYLQTTQAGGDDRAFTDNLRADLVLTSATGGLPPALVDTVQQLPGVAAASALTSSSLFLEPAQSPAQSPGQSPAQSPGQSPAQSPAPQAAGKHDRKVDVPDLPVFGVSPQGVAGTTSIQVLSGSLDDLSGDTVALPTADLGGHRLGDLVPTRLGDGTPVSLRLVATVSARRGYETALVPAPLLLGHTTSGLLPQILVRGAAGQDTAQLSRRLSALAGSTPGLRVVSRDQVTAAHQDSDNTQAWMAYLLVVMVIGYAAIALVNTQVMATAERRGEFSLQRLIGATRGQVLRMTTVESLLVALAGLLLGTLVAAATLVPLSLNILGSPIPAGPVWIFLVVVVAALALTLSTTLLSTAVALRVRPALAVAGRD, from the coding sequence GTGATCAGGATCGCGCTGCGCACCCTGCGCTTCCACCGGATCGGCTTCCTCGCGTCGTTCATCGCCATGTTCCTCGGCGCCATGATCGTGGTGGGCTGCGGTGGCCTGCTGGAGACCGGCATCCACGACGCGGCTCCGCCGCACCGCCTCGCGGCCGCGCCGATCGTGGTCTCCGGCGACCAACTGCACCCGGACACCCGCAACGGCGTCTTCCCCGAGCGGGTGCCGGTGGCGCTGTCGCTGGTCGACGGCATCCGCTCGATCCCCGGCGTCTCGGCCGCCGTGCCGGACGTCTCGTTCCCGGCGGCGCTGGTACCCGGCGGCGGCCACGGCATCCAGCAGACGACCGGCCGCGACTGGTCGGCCGCGCAGCTGTCGCCCTACGCCCTGGACCAGGGCAGCGCGCCCACCGGTTCCAGCCAGGTCGCGCTGGACAGCCGCCTGGCGGCGTCGGCGGGCCTGCGGATCGGCTCGGGCGTCGCCCTGGACGTCCACGGCGGCACCCGGCAGTTCACCGTCACCGCCCTGGTCAGCGGCCCGGGCGACGCGGCGACGGTCTTCTTCGCCGACGCCGACGCGATGGACTTCGCCGTCCGGCCGGACACCGCCGACGCCATCGGCGTGTTCACCACCCCGGGCAGTGACCCGGGCCAGGTGCGCGGGGCGATCAGCGCGCTGGTGGCCGGCGAACAGGTCGACGTGCTCGTCGGTGACGAGCGCGGCCGGGCCGAGGACCCCGCGGTCGTCACCCACGGCAAGAACCTGATCCCGCTGGCCGCGGTCTTCGGTGGACTGTCCGTCATGGTCACCGTGTTCGTGGTGGCCGGCACCCTGGGCCTGTCGATCCAGCAGCGCCGGCGGGAGATGGCGCTGCTGCGCGCCACCGGCGCCACGCCCGGCCAGCTGCGCCGGCTGATCCTCGGCGAGACCATGCTGGTGGCCCTGATCGCCACCGCGCTCGCCTGCTACCCCGGCCCCCGGCTCGGACGCCAGCTGCTCGCCGCCTTCGTCCACGGCGGAGTGGTGCCCGCCGGCATCGTCTACCGCGCCGGAGCGGTCCCGATGTTCGTCGGCGCGGGGGTCGCCCTGCTCACCGCGCTCGGCGCCGCCTGGATCGCGGGCCGGCGCGCGGCCCTGACCCGTCCCATCGAGGCGCTCGCCGAGGCCGCCCTGCAGCGCCGCTGGTTCAGCTGGGTCCGGCTGCTGTTCGCCGTGCTCTGCCTGGCGGGCGGGACCGCGCTGGCCCTGGTCACCGCGCTGGTGATGGATCCCCGGAAGGCGGGCAGCACCGCCACGCCCGGGGCGATGCTCTGGGTGGCCGGCTTCGGACTGCTCGGGCCCGGCCTGAGCAAGGTCATCACGGCGCTGCTGCGCCGCCCGCTGGCCGCCTTCACCGGATTCTCCGGCCAGCTGGCCATGCTCAACGCCAAGGCCCGCTCGATCCGCCTGTCCGGGGCCGTGATGCCGGTCATGCTCGCCACCGGGCTGGCCACCTCGCTGATCTACCTGCAGACCACTCAGGCGGGCGGGGACGACCGGGCGTTCACCGACAACCTGCGCGCCGACCTGGTCCTCACCTCGGCCACCGGCGGGCTGCCGCCCGCCCTGGTGGACACCGTCCAGCAGCTGCCCGGCGTCGCGGCGGCCTCCGCCCTCACCTCCAGCTCCCTGTTCCTGGAGCCCGCGCAGAGCCCGGCGCAGAGCCCAGGGCAGAGCCCGGCGCAGAGCCCAGGGCAGAGCCCGGCGCAGAGCCCCGCCCCGCAGGCCGCCGGAAAGCACGACCGCAAGGTCGACGTCCCGGACCTCCCGGTGTTCGGGGTCTCCCCCCAGGGCGTGGCCGGCACGACGTCGATCCAGGTCCTCAGCGGCAGCCTCGACGACCTCAGCGGCGACACCGTGGCCCTGCCCACCGCGGACCTCGGCGGGCACCGGCTGGGCGACCTGGTCCCCACCCGGCTCGGCGACGGGACCCCGGTCAGCCTGCGCCTGGTCGCCACCGTCAGCGCCCGGCGCGGATACGAGACCGCGCTGGTCCCGGCCCCCCTGCTGCTCGGCCACACCACCAGCGGCCTGCTGCCGCAGATCCTGGTGCGCGGCGCCGCCGGCCAGGACACCGCCCAGCTCTCCCGGCGGCTGTCCGCACTCGCCGGCAGCACTCCCGGGCTGCGGGTGGTCAGCCGGGACCAGGTCACCGCCGCTCACCAGGACAGCGACAACACCCAGGCCTGGATGGCCTACCTGCTGGTGGTCATGGTCATCGGCTACGCGGCGATCGCCCTGGTCAACACCCAGGTGATGGCCACCGCCGAGCGGCGCGGGGAGTTCTCCCTGCAGCGCCTGATCGGGGCCACCCGGGGCCAGGTGCTGCGGATGACGACGGTCGAGTCGCTCCTGGTGGCGCTGGCCGGCCTGCTGCTCGGCACGCTGGTCGCGGCGGCAACGCTGGTGCCGCTGAGCCTGAACATCCTCGGCTCCCCGATCCCCGCCGGGCCGGTGTGGATCTTCCTCGTGGTGGTCGTGGCGGCCCTGGCCCTCACCCTGTCCACCACCCTGCTCTCCACCGCCGTGGCCCTGCGCGTCAGGCCCGCTCTGGCGGTCGCCGGCCGCGACTGA